The bacterium genome has a window encoding:
- a CDS encoding sulfite exporter TauE/SafE family protein has product MFAAAALYSSVGHAGASGYLAVMALFSFEPVVMKPTALALNIVVAAIGTWRFYQAGFFSWKLFFWFAAASIPMAYIGGAIDLHISAYKILVGVVLLFAAFRLFVTSLFKGAEVVNEPPRWASLIGGAGIGLLSGLTGVGGGIFLTPLLILFKWSTAKTAAAVSVTFILVNSIAGLAGNWKNANLISEFIPYFAAAVVAGGLVGTYLGTQRFDTSTLRRVLAVVLVFAGTKMILL; this is encoded by the coding sequence ATGTTTGCGGCGGCGGCATTGTACTCATCCGTTGGTCACGCAGGAGCATCGGGCTATCTTGCGGTAATGGCATTATTTAGTTTTGAACCGGTGGTCATGAAGCCAACGGCGCTGGCGCTCAATATTGTCGTTGCCGCGATCGGAACGTGGCGGTTTTATCAGGCGGGATTTTTTTCGTGGAAATTATTTTTCTGGTTTGCCGCTGCATCGATCCCAATGGCGTACATCGGCGGCGCTATCGATCTGCACATATCGGCTTATAAAATTCTCGTTGGGGTTGTTCTGCTTTTTGCAGCGTTCAGGTTGTTTGTGACTTCTTTATTCAAAGGTGCGGAAGTTGTTAATGAACCGCCACGTTGGGCGTCATTGATCGGCGGGGCCGGGATCGGACTGCTATCAGGCTTGACCGGCGTCGGCGGAGGAATTTTTCTGACACCGCTTCTGATTTTGTTCAAATGGTCAACGGCCAAAACTGCCGCAGCCGTGTCTGTGACATTTATTTTAGTCAATTCAATTGCCGGACTTGCAGGCAACTGGAAAAATGCTAATTTGATTTCCGAATTCATTCCGTATTTTGCTGCAGCCGTTGTCGCTGGAGGATTAGTCGGAACGTATCTTGGCACTCAACGATTCGATACATCCACTCTTCGTCGTGTACTTGCCGTTGTATTGGTTTTTGCCGGTACAAAAATGATTTTATTGTAA
- a CDS encoding von Willebrand factor type A domain-containing protein has translation MKKIAYLSFVAIVLIALVSFLKGATGDGKISGTIADTATGKPLSNVLVKLIGSGVTTQTDSTGYFVFTNIGNGQYDLLASLNLYQNLKVEDIDVISGNETNLELTLKILVQGETNTATIAAKDVKPKIAKEQGETEEPLDMIMQEKSVLNKAGKTAMGRGVGVADGLGSVGGINGYVPLNPPNGEKYWDMYHHDYGTNPFIDTEDDNLSTFGADVSTGSYALVRNYISHGELPPKDAVRVEEFINYFRQDYAVPSEKTFAIHALTTASPISKNYQLVKIGIKGREVKSENRKPANLTFVVDVSGSMDIENRLGLVKKTLGLLIKELRSNDRVGIVTYGSQAQIVLNSTTNKEAIEEAVNSLYSEGSTNAEAGLWKGYQLASQNFDPNAINRVILCTDGVANNGETSSQGLLQQIEKFKNKGITLTACGFGMGNYNDVLIEQLATKGDGTYYYIDDLSEAKRVFVEQLTGTLQVIAKDVKIQIEFDKETVSRYRLIGYEKRDVKDEDFRNDKVDGGEIGSGHTVTAVYEVKLKNPSANAIGKITMRYKSPDGKNVTEQDEPIRMNTTENRMTAAQLQFISSVILYAEIMRESYWSKNRELAEVKTMLENIDDKFKKQYAQYEDFRDLVSNTMRLQKSKSIGELKPE, from the coding sequence ATGAAAAAAATCGCGTATCTCTCATTCGTTGCAATCGTACTGATTGCCCTCGTTTCATTTCTGAAAGGGGCAACCGGCGACGGTAAAATATCCGGAACAATCGCGGACACAGCAACGGGAAAACCCTTGAGCAATGTCTTAGTAAAATTGATCGGCTCAGGCGTCACAACTCAAACCGATTCGACCGGTTATTTCGTATTTACGAACATCGGAAACGGTCAATACGATTTGCTTGCAAGCCTCAATCTTTATCAAAATTTAAAAGTCGAAGATATCGATGTGATTTCCGGCAACGAAACAAATTTAGAACTTACTCTGAAAATTTTAGTTCAAGGTGAAACCAATACTGCAACCATCGCGGCTAAAGATGTAAAACCTAAAATTGCTAAAGAGCAAGGAGAGACTGAAGAACCTTTGGATATGATCATGCAAGAAAAAAGTGTCCTTAATAAAGCTGGTAAAACTGCGATGGGACGTGGCGTAGGGGTGGCTGATGGATTAGGTTCGGTAGGAGGTATCAACGGTTACGTTCCATTAAACCCGCCGAATGGCGAGAAATATTGGGACATGTATCATCACGATTACGGAACGAATCCTTTCATCGATACGGAAGACGATAATCTTTCAACGTTCGGTGCGGATGTGAGCACGGGGTCGTATGCCTTAGTGCGCAATTACATTTCACACGGTGAATTGCCGCCGAAAGACGCTGTTCGCGTGGAAGAATTTATCAATTATTTTCGCCAGGACTACGCTGTTCCAAGCGAAAAAACTTTTGCGATCCATGCTTTGACTACCGCATCACCAATCAGTAAAAATTATCAACTTGTTAAAATCGGTATTAAAGGCCGTGAAGTAAAATCGGAAAATCGTAAGCCGGCAAATTTAACATTTGTAGTCGACGTCTCCGGATCGATGGATATTGAAAATCGTCTTGGATTAGTCAAAAAGACTCTCGGTCTCCTGATCAAAGAATTACGCTCCAATGATCGCGTCGGAATCGTCACTTACGGCTCGCAGGCGCAAATTGTTTTGAATTCTACTACCAATAAAGAGGCGATCGAAGAAGCGGTGAACAGCCTTTACAGTGAAGGCTCGACCAATGCCGAAGCGGGATTGTGGAAAGGCTATCAACTTGCATCGCAGAATTTCGATCCTAACGCCATCAATCGTGTAATCTTATGCACGGACGGCGTAGCCAATAACGGCGAAACATCGTCGCAAGGTTTGCTGCAACAGATCGAAAAATTTAAAAATAAAGGAATAACGCTGACGGCGTGCGGATTCGGCATGGGTAATTACAACGACGTTTTGATCGAACAATTGGCCACCAAAGGAGACGGAACTTATTATTACATCGACGATTTGTCGGAAGCCAAACGTGTATTCGTCGAACAGCTCACCGGTACGCTCCAGGTCATTGCCAAAGATGTGAAAATCCAGATTGAATTCGATAAAGAAACCGTGAGCCGCTATCGATTGATTGGTTATGAAAAACGTGATGTCAAAGATGAAGATTTTCGTAATGATAAAGTTGACGGCGGTGAAATCGGTTCGGGGCACACCGTCACGGCGGTTTATGAAGTCAAATTAAAGAATCCGTCGGCTAATGCCATCGGTAAAATTACGATGCGTTATAAATCGCCGGATGGAAAAAATGTGACTGAACAAGACGAACCGATTCGCATGAATACAACTGAGAACAGAATGACGGCCGCACAACTTCAGTTCATCTCAAGCGTCATCCTGTATGCCGAGATTATGCGCGAAAGTTATTGGTCCAAAAACCGGGAGTTGGCTGAAGTTAAAACTATGCTTGAAAACATCGACGACAAATTCAAAAAACAATACGCTCAATATGAAGACTTCCGGGATTTGGTCAGCAATACGATGCGCTTGCAAAAAAGTAAATCGATTGGCGAATTGAAACCCGAATAA
- a CDS encoding enoyl-ACP reductase codes for MLMQGKQGLICGVANKRSIAHAIAKSLHREGAKLAFTYQGDRLKKNVEEIASELGSQLLYNCDVSKDEDIKKLFEDVRKDMPHLDFLVHAIAFANKEDLEKNFHTTTRDGFKLAHDISAYSLIGMAREAMPLMQEKGGAIVTLSYYGSEKVVPGYNVMGVAKASLEASVRYLAADLGASNIRVNAISAGPINTLAARGISGFTKILEITPQKAPLRRNVEVEEVGDAGLFMCSPWSRGITGEILYVDCGYNIVGM; via the coding sequence ATGTTGATGCAAGGCAAACAAGGTCTGATTTGCGGCGTTGCCAATAAACGCAGCATTGCGCATGCGATTGCCAAAAGTTTACACCGAGAAGGAGCGAAATTGGCGTTCACATACCAGGGCGATCGTCTCAAAAAAAATGTCGAAGAAATTGCATCAGAACTGGGCAGCCAGTTATTGTATAACTGCGATGTTTCAAAAGATGAAGACATCAAAAAACTTTTTGAAGATGTAAGAAAAGACATGCCGCATCTCGATTTTTTGGTGCATGCGATTGCATTTGCCAATAAAGAAGATCTTGAGAAAAATTTTCATACTACGACGCGGGATGGATTTAAATTAGCGCACGACATCAGCGCCTATTCGTTGATTGGTATGGCGCGTGAAGCGATGCCCTTGATGCAGGAAAAAGGCGGTGCGATTGTTACCCTGTCTTATTACGGTTCGGAAAAGGTTGTTCCGGGCTATAACGTAATGGGCGTTGCCAAAGCTTCGCTCGAAGCGAGCGTACGTTATCTTGCGGCCGATCTTGGCGCGTCTAATATCCGTGTTAATGCCATTTCAGCCGGACCGATCAATACGCTCGCGGCTCGCGGCATTTCCGGCTTTACAAAAATTTTAGAAATCACGCCGCAAAAAGCGCCTCTCCGCAGAAACGTCGAAGTCGAGGAAGTGGGCGATGCCGGCCTTTTTATGTGCAGCCCTTGGTCACGCGGTATTACGGGCGAAATACTTTATGTTGATTGTGGGTATAACATTGTAGGAATGTAG
- a CDS encoding cupin domain-containing protein produces MLTAEAIIRELNLQSHPEGGSFRETYRSSVEAKTTNVRSVCTAIYFLLREGQRSEWHRVKHDEIYHFYYGAPLELMMISPRGEFTRSIFGVNLENGERPQIIIPGNFWQSARSLGAFTLYGCTVSPGFDFQDFEMSDAIQLKKIFPGLSEQLG; encoded by the coding sequence ATGCTTACTGCCGAAGCAATTATTCGAGAATTAAATTTGCAGTCGCACCCTGAAGGCGGTTCGTTCCGTGAGACGTATCGTTCTTCTGTCGAAGCAAAAACCACCAATGTCCGTTCGGTTTGTACAGCGATTTATTTTTTACTGCGCGAAGGACAACGGTCCGAATGGCATCGCGTAAAACATGATGAAATCTATCATTTCTATTACGGCGCACCGCTTGAACTCATGATGATAAGTCCGCGAGGCGAATTTACGCGTTCAATTTTTGGCGTAAATTTAGAAAACGGTGAACGCCCCCAAATCATTATTCCCGGCAATTTCTGGCAATCGGCGCGTTCGCTTGGCGCCTTTACGCTATACGGTTGTACCGTATCGCCCGGATTTGATTTTCAGGACTTTGAAATGTCCGATGCCATTCAATTGAAAAAAATATTTCCAGGTCTTTCAGAACAATTAGGCTAA